Proteins encoded within one genomic window of Humulus lupulus chromosome 1, drHumLupu1.1, whole genome shotgun sequence:
- the LOC133817931 gene encoding uncharacterized protein LOC133817931, whose protein sequence is MYTGLEDPVTHVHHFELQIDLQGVRDDARCRIFPATLSKISQQWFFKLPPRSITSWDGFVRTFYSQFSSAMPLPAEPNDLVDIKQKDNYPLKEYIQRFMREATKVKTLSDDDKLIAINSGIKAKSLFWSSLKRKVARTTQEFLDQTKEFIKLKEAKRKVDKPTQSVTEQWKIDVGNTSIPAEGAKNGAKNGKHNNENGNSGNLNDNKKPKTAEQSKPWEYVPNFTTCSILLETRRTFLMLHRLSYHTEDLHR, encoded by the coding sequence ATGTATACTGGGCTGGAGGACCCAGTAACTCATGTTCATCACTTTGAACTACAGATTGATTTACAGGGAGTTAGGGATGATGccaggtgcaggatcttcccagccacCCTGTCAAAAATTTCCCAAcaatggttttttaagttaccACCAAGATcgattacatcatgggatggatttgtaCGCACGTTCTATTCCCAATTCTCCTCAGCAATGCCCCTTCCCGCTGAGCCGAATGACCTGGTGGACATAAAACAGAAAGATAATTATCCTTTGAAGGAGTACATTCAACGTTTTATGCGGGAAGCCACCAAGGTGAAAACCCTTAGTGATGACGATAAATTAATAGCCATCAATTCAGGAATTAAGGCAAAGAGTCTGTTCTGGAGCAGCTTGAAAAGGAAGGTTGCACGTACCACCCAGGAGTTCCTTGATCAGACAAAGGAATTCATCAAGCTAAAGGAGGCTAAGCGGAAGGTGGATAAACCAACTCAGTCGGTTACCGAGCAGTGGAAAATAGATGTTGGAAATACCTCCATTCCTGCAGAAGGAGCAAAGAATGGAGCTAAGAATGGAAAACACAATAATGAGAATGGAAATAGCGGTAACCTGAACGACAACAAGAAGCCTAAGACCGCTGAGCAATCCAAACCATGGGAATATGTTCCCAATTTTACTACTTGCTCCATCCTGCTAGAAACCCGGCGGACGTTTTTAATGCTACACAGACTATCGTACCATACAGAAGACCTCCACCGATGA